The genomic stretch AAGATGCGGCGCGGATCATCTTCTTCCACGTACCTGCAGCCATCGCGTGCGTGGTGTTCTTCGCCATCGGGGCCTACTATGCGGGGCGGTTCCTGCGGCGCAAGCAGGACATGGATGATGTCAAGTCGCTTGCGGCCATCGAGATGGGCACCCTGATGTGCGTATTGGCAACAGTCACCGGCTCCATCTTCGCTCTGATTCAGTGGGGAAGCGCTTGGCACTGGGACCCGCGTGAGACCTCCATCGTCGCGCAGCTGCTGATCTATGCGGCATATTTCGCACTTCGCGCCTCGGTCCAGGACCCGAGGCGGAGGGCGAGCCTATCTGCGGGCTACGCGCTGTTCGCCATCGTGACCGTGCCGTTTCTCATTTTCGTTGCGCCCAGATACTGGGCTTCGCTGCATCCTGAGAACACGTTGGTCAGTCCGGCAGGGCTCGATCCCATCTATCGAACGGTACTGTGGTCATCATTCGCAGGGTACATGACAATCGGTCTGCTCGTCATGCGCCTTCGGGTACGCCTGGGTGAGCTGACCCTGAGATTGGAGAACGCATATGGACTGGAGACTGGCGGTCATGCTCCCGCCACTCATCGTTTGGTCGGCGCTGATGGGATACCTGTTCTGGGTGGAGAGGCGCGTCAGACACGTCGAGAGGGAGACGAGGCGATTACTTAGCGGTAATATGGATTCGAAGCGAGTCGATGGTTGAGAGCCGCGGGCCCTGTCGGTCCGAGCTCTGGAGCCGTCATGCTGAGATCGTCGAGGCATGCGGCCGGGTGAGCCAGGGATGCGTGCCAAATGTGGGAACGCGCGGATTGCGGGGGCATGCTTCGACAGGCTCAGCATGACGATTGGAACGACACGGCATGGCGCTTGGAGCGGCTCAGCATGAAGATTGGAACGACACGGCATGACGATCCGCGCGGCGTGCGTGCGGATCACGGTACTGTCGCTAGATTCTGGAGCGAGCGCTCCGACAATCGGCGTGGCGACTGTGTAGTAGGTGTAAACAAGTAAGATGAAAGCGGGTCCGATAATCACGATCTTGCTCGTCGCCGCCGGGATTGCGGTGGCGGTGTATTCGTTTATGCAGAGTTCTTCGCCGTACGTCACCATTGCCGAGGCCAAAGCGGCTGCGGGTCGCAAGGTTCACGTTGCAGCTGACCTCGTGCCGGACAGCATCGTGAGCAACCTCGAGCGTAAGGAACTGCGGTTCGTAGTCGAGGACGCGGCCACGGGTGAGCGGCTTCCCGTCGTGTACCATGGATTCAAGCCGGAGAACATGGAGGCCGCGCCGAGGGTCGTGGTACAGGGGGCTGTCGAAAACGGGGAGATGCGCTGCGACAAGATTCTGTTGAAGTGCCCGTCGAAGTACGAAGGGAAGGTCGAGACATCGGGCACCTAGTTGCTATGTGGCTTGCGCGCAGCAGGCCGGACGACGCTGAGCAGCGCGGAGGGTCGTAATGCTGATCGGCAAGTTGGGGGTCGGGCTAACACTCGCAGTTTTCGCCTTGGCTTCGCTGGGGTATGTGCTGGGCGAGAAGTACCTAGCCTTTGCCCGCAGGGCATTCCGCGTCGCCTGCGTCCTGCTCTTCGCCGTCGAAGGCTACCTCGTCTATCTTCTGCTCGCGGGGCGCTACGAGTTCGAGTACGTCTGGCAATTCAGTGAACGGAACATCCCCTGGTACTTCAAGGTGTCCGGAGCCTGGGCGGGGCAGGAGGGCAGCTTCCTGCTCTGGGCAACGCTGACCGGTGCTCTCGGGCTCCTGGTAATGACACGCCTGGGCAAGCTCGAACGACCCTTCATGATTGCCTACAGCTTGGTCCTGACCGGGCTGGCGGGCATCATCGCTTTCAAGCCGCCTTTCACCTATCACGTGGACGAGGCGACCGGCCAGTGGCTGCGAGACGCCTCCGGCGCAATCTTCGTCCCCCCGGACGGCAACGGCTTGGTTCCGGCGCTCGAGAACTATTGGATGGCGATCCATCCACCCATCATGTTCCTCGGCTTCTCTTCGCTGGCCATCCTATTCTGCTTCGCCATTGCCGCCATGGTACGGGGCGACCGGAAGGCTTGGTCCGTGAAGGCACGGCCTTGGGCAGCGTTCTCCGTTGCTACGACGGGTTTGGGCATGTGTCTCGGCGGCTTCTGGGCTTATGAGACACTCGGCTGGGGCGGCTTCTGGGCGTGGGACCCCGTCGAGAACGTGTCGCTGGTGCCCTTCCTGGGGGCAGTGGCTGCACTGCACGCTATCTACGTACTCAACACGACGGGAAGGATGTCGCGGGCCAGCCTGTTCCTATGCGCTTTCCCATTTCTCGCGTTCCTGTTCGGCACGTTTCTCACCCGCAGCGGGACCTTGGCCGAGGTCAGCGTACACTCTTTCGACGGCCTGGAGCACGAGACTAAGCGACTGCTGATCGGCATGGTAGAAGCGTGTACGGTGGGCTTCGTCGCGCTGTTCACCTGGTCGCACATGGCTCGGTCGATCCGCGACCCGATGAAGTCTGCGCGTTTCTCCCGCCGGTATGCGGCGCTGGTTGCTGTCGGGATGGTGACCCTCGCTTGGGCGCTGATGGTGCCTGGAGCTTTCGGCTCCTACCTGAAGTGGCCCATCGGCGTATGGGCCGTGCTGATGCTTGCTCTGCTGGTGCGCGCCATCTTCATTCGCCAGCCCGAGGACCCGGAGCGGCTGCCTCGAAAGTCGTCCGACCCGGCAGGGGCTCGTCTGGGACGCAGGCAAGGGCTGTACGCGGGCATTGCGGCTATCGTTTTCATAGCCCTCTTGACGTTGGTCGGCACGTCCTGGCCTTGGATCAAGTTCCTGCTCACCGGCAAATCCGAGGCGCTGGAGCCGAGTTTCTACGAGTCGGCCCTCGCTCTGCCTGGAGCGCTTATGCTGCTGCTCGCTGCCATCGTGCCGTTCCTGGATTGGCACAAGGGCGACGGGGGCCGCTTCCTGAACCGATTCTCGGTGCCGTGGGTCGCCGCCGTGGCGCTCGCCGTCACGGGGTTCTTTGCCCTGAACATTCGTACGCTGGTGCCGCTGCTCTTCGCCACGCTTGCCTTCCTTGCCATCACCGCGAACGCCTATCGCATTGCCGAGCTCGTCAAGCGAAGCCGCGTTACCCTGGGTGGTTTTATCGCGCACATCGGGATGGCCGTGCTGCTGCTCGGCATGGTGGTGTCCATGGCATTCGAGCGGGAGGAGAAAGTGGTCCTCGAGGGCGGAACCCCGGGCAAAGCTTTCGGGTTCTGGGTGCACCGCGGCGACGACCGCTGGTTGCCCCGCAGCTCCGAGACGAAGCGGATGCGCGAACTCGCTTTGCACTTCAAGGCGGGGGAGCGCGAGTTCACGGCCCATCCCGAATACTGGGAGCGCTGGTCTCCGGGCCGCGAAGAGCCTCAGCGCATGACTCGGCCGTGGATCAAGCGCGGCGTGGATAACGATATCTACGTAGCCATCAACCCGCCACAGCGCCCAGAGACCGAAGTGGTCTCCTTCAAACCGGGAGAGCAAAAGAAGATCGGTCCACTAACCATTACTCGACTCACCCCGTTGCAGGCAGACGGACCGACCGACAAGCCGGGTACTCGGGTAACCACCACATTCCGCTTGGAGCATATGGGGCAAACGATCGAAGTCGCGCCCGGATTCGTATTGACTGAGAACGGAATCGAGGAGCTGCTGGCGCCGCTGGGCAACGGCGAGGTAGCGAGGGTTTCGGCGGTTCATGACGTTGACGGGCCAATCGGCTTCCAGTTGGTCTCCGCAGAGGAGCTTCTGCCCCTAACGGTCCATTACAAGCCGCTAACCAGCCTCGTGTGGCTCGGCACGGGTATCATGACCTTGGGTAGCTTGCTTTCGGTGCGACGCCGGGTACTGGATTCTCGCGCGCTCTCCCGCAAGCAAGAGCTGCTCGGAAACGGTAGGTCGTCTGGAAACGGGCATGCGCCTTCTTCAATTGCTGAAAAGCAAAATCCACCACGCACGCGTAACGTACGCTAACCCCGACTACATCGGCAGCATCGAAATCGATGGCGAACTGATGGACCGCGTCGGGATGATTGACGGCGAGCTGGTGCACGTGTGGGACGTGACGAACGGCGAGCGCTTCACCACCTATGCGATGCGCGGGGAGCCCGGCTGCGTGGGTCTAAATGGGGGCGCGGCGTACAAGGTGTCCGTGGGCGACAAGCTGATCATCGTGAGCTTCATCGTGACGGACGAACCGGTCACGCCCAAGATCATCTTGGTGGACGAAAACAACCGCTACGTCCGCGACCTCGCCCCCTTCCAGCGGGAGGGGTAGGGCCTAACAGCCGCGCCACAGACATCCTGCGTAGCCTGGACATCCTGCGTAGCATGGGCATCCTGCGTAGCATGGGCATCCTGCGTAGCATGGGCATCTTGCCCATGGTCAATCACGGGCGGGACGCCCGTGCTACGGGCACCATGGACATCCTGCGTAGCATGGGCATCTTGCCCATGATCAATCACGGGCGAGACGCCCGTGCTACGGGCACCCTCGGCATCCTGCGTAGCATGGGCATCCTGCGTAGCATGGGCATCTTG from Fimbriimonadia bacterium encodes the following:
- the ccsA gene encoding cytochrome c biogenesis protein CcsA, translated to MVLRVALWLFMVAVIVAAYLAPPASQFQVEDAARIIFFHVPAAIACVVFFAIGAYYAGRFLRRKQDMDDVKSLAAIEMGTLMCVLATVTGSIFALIQWGSAWHWDPRETSIVAQLLIYAAYFALRASVQDPRRRASLSAGYALFAIVTVPFLIFVAPRYWASLHPENTLVSPAGLDPIYRTVLWSSFAGYMTIGLLVMRLRVRLGELTLRLENAYGLETGGHAPATHRLVGADGIPVLGGEARQTRREGDEAIT
- the ccsA gene encoding cytochrome c biogenesis protein CcsA: MLIGKLGVGLTLAVFALASLGYVLGEKYLAFARRAFRVACVLLFAVEGYLVYLLLAGRYEFEYVWQFSERNIPWYFKVSGAWAGQEGSFLLWATLTGALGLLVMTRLGKLERPFMIAYSLVLTGLAGIIAFKPPFTYHVDEATGQWLRDASGAIFVPPDGNGLVPALENYWMAIHPPIMFLGFSSLAILFCFAIAAMVRGDRKAWSVKARPWAAFSVATTGLGMCLGGFWAYETLGWGGFWAWDPVENVSLVPFLGAVAALHAIYVLNTTGRMSRASLFLCAFPFLAFLFGTFLTRSGTLAEVSVHSFDGLEHETKRLLIGMVEACTVGFVALFTWSHMARSIRDPMKSARFSRRYAALVAVGMVTLAWALMVPGAFGSYLKWPIGVWAVLMLALLVRAIFIRQPEDPERLPRKSSDPAGARLGRRQGLYAGIAAIVFIALLTLVGTSWPWIKFLLTGKSEALEPSFYESALALPGALMLLLAAIVPFLDWHKGDGGRFLNRFSVPWVAAVALAVTGFFALNIRTLVPLLFATLAFLAITANAYRIAELVKRSRVTLGGFIAHIGMAVLLLGMVVSMAFEREEKVVLEGGTPGKAFGFWVHRGDDRWLPRSSETKRMRELALHFKAGEREFTAHPEYWERWSPGREEPQRMTRPWIKRGVDNDIYVAINPPQRPETEVVSFKPGEQKKIGPLTITRLTPLQADGPTDKPGTRVTTTFRLEHMGQTIEVAPGFVLTENGIEELLAPLGNGEVARVSAVHDVDGPIGFQLVSAEELLPLTVHYKPLTSLVWLGTGIMTLGSLLSVRRRVLDSRALSRKQELLGNGRSSGNGHAPSSIAEKQNPPRTRNVR
- a CDS encoding cytochrome c maturation protein CcmE, producing MKAGPIITILLVAAGIAVAVYSFMQSSSPYVTIAEAKAAAGRKVHVAADLVPDSIVSNLERKELRFVVEDAATGERLPVVYHGFKPENMEAAPRVVVQGAVENGEMRCDKILLKCPSKYEGKVETSGT
- a CDS encoding aspartate 1-decarboxylase; the protein is MRLLQLLKSKIHHARVTYANPDYIGSIEIDGELMDRVGMIDGELVHVWDVTNGERFTTYAMRGEPGCVGLNGGAAYKVSVGDKLIIVSFIVTDEPVTPKIILVDENNRYVRDLAPFQREG